A DNA window from Engystomops pustulosus chromosome 10, aEngPut4.maternal, whole genome shotgun sequence contains the following coding sequences:
- the LOC140103602 gene encoding histone-lysine N-methyltransferase SETMAR — protein MEAPEERAGEEEPPGSGEEELPGPDSGEEELPGPDSGEEELLVPDSGEEPPGPESGEELPESGEEPPGPDSGEEPPGPGSGEELPESGEEPPGPESGEEPPAFQYTSDPVAGPGAEMDPSEVTIQGCECQGALCCPGVCACLPHGDNYCERRLLSAQKPVLECNVLCRCGESCANRETQRGQQWQLQVCPVPGKGWGVRTLESIASGRYVCEYVGEILGAEEARRRIRAQHPGASNYIIAVREHLHSGHTLHTYVDPTYKGNIGRFLNHSCQPNLVMVPVRTHSMVPRLALFAARDIQAGEELCYDYSGMAFNIIPESGHQPGKEEDTSRHRKKCLCGTAPCTGYLPYDATLYTAT, from the exons ATGGAGGCGCCGGAGGAGAGAGCGGGGGAGGAGGAGCCACCGGGCAGCGGGGAGGAGGAGCTACCGGGACCGGACAGCGGGGAGGAGGAGCTACCGGGACCGGACAGCGGGGAGGAGGAGCTACTGGTACCGGACAGCGGGGAGGAGCCACCGGGACCGGAGAGCGGGGAGGAGCTACCGGAGAGCGGGGAGGAGCCACCGGGACCGGACAGCGGGGAGGAGCCACCAGGACCGGGCAGCGGGGAGGAGCTACCGGAGAGCGGGGAGGAGCCACCGGGACCGGAGAGCGGGGAGGAGCCACCGGCCTTCCAG TACACGTCTGATCCGGTCGCTGGTCCTGGGGCAGAGATGGACCCGAGTGAAGTCACCATCCAGGGCTGTGAGTGCCAGGGTGCCCTCTGCTGCCCGGGGGTGTGCGCCTGCCTGCCGCATGGTGACAATTACTGCGAGCGCCGGCTGCTCAGCGCCCAGAAGCCCGTCCTGGAGTGTAACGTCCTGTGCCGCTGCGGCGAATCCTGCGCCAACCGAGAGACTCAGCGAGGACAGCAGTGGCAGCTCCAGGTGTGCCCGGTGCCAGGGAAGGGCTGGGGTGTCCGCACGCTGGAGAGCATAGCCAGCGGCCGCTATGTCTGTGAGTATGTGGGTGAGATCCTGGGTGCGGAGGAGGCCCGGCGCAGGATACGGGCACAGCACCCCGGTGCCAGTAACTACATCATCGCTGTGCGGGAGCATCTACACAGCGGGCACACCCTGCACACCTATGTAGACCCCACCTACAAGGGCAACATCGGACGCTTCCTGAACCACTCGTGTCAGCCTAACCTAGTCATGGTGCCAGTCCGTACCCACTCCATGGTGCCCAGGCTGGCGCTGTTCGCTGCCCGCGATATACAGGCTGGCGAGGAGCTGTGCTACGATTATTCAGGAATGGCATTCAATATTATCCCTGAGAGCGGGCACCAACCGGGCAAAGAGGAGGACACGAGCCGGCACAGGAAGAAGTGTCTGTGTGGCACTGCCCCCTGCACTGGGTACCTGCCCTATGATGCCACGCTCTACACTGCAACATAG